A DNA window from Gigantopelta aegis isolate Gae_Host chromosome 4, Gae_host_genome, whole genome shotgun sequence contains the following coding sequences:
- the LOC121372531 gene encoding transcription factor SUM-1-like — MMMMADYRSCRYEHNPPVFSASSFPTPDMSDARQIMDISYSHPAGSQDYFGPPSGTYHRPFHRQYPDMYPYHANGGIHQHFFSSGGDHQNPVDFRPRHATHLKDKVPPGNKEEMTGTEESGESPCIGAKGGQVCGGGVKSGPHCAAATKEDSVDCGDMKHSSSPCSPCKDDSECKTDDDLSSDDNDEHIPHVLAPGYHGPNRRCLLWACKACKRKTVTIDRRKAATMRERRRLRKVNEAFETLKRRTCPNPNQRLPKVEILRNAIEYIESLEELLHGSRVARNDETCNDAGSSSSGSDYMTVHSPNYYDKMNHVNGEVANNYGNGFEQVQSSNGVSSLDCLSLIVESISPNNTSPIMTNMATAERPL, encoded by the exons atgatgatgatggcagATTATCGGAGTTGCCGCTACGAGCACAATCCGCCCGTCTTTAGTGCGAGCTCATTCCCGACTCCTGACATGTCGGATGCGAGACAAATCATGGACATATCGTACTCGCATCCCGCGGGCAGCCAGGATTATTTTGGACCCCCGAGTGGGACTTATCACCGACCGTTCCACCGCCAGTACCCAGACATGTATCCTTACCATGCCAACGGCGGCATTCACCAGCATTTCTTCAGTTCAGGCGGAGATCACCAGAACCCAGTGGACTTTCGACCGCGACATGCCACCCATCTGAAGGACAAGGTGCCACCCGGTAACAAAGAGGAAATGACCGGCACGGAAGAGAGCGGAGAGTCGCCGTGTATTGGTGCTAAAGGGGGACAGGTTTGTGGGGGTGGAGTGAAAAGTGGTCCGCACTGCGCTGCTGCTACCAAGGAAGACAGCGTCGACTGCGGGGACATGAAGCACAGCTCGAGCCCGTGCAGCCCGTGTAAGGACGACTCAGAGTGTAAGACTGACGATGACCTTTCGTCCGACGATAACGACGAACACATCCCGCACGTGCTCGCACCCGGCTACCACGGGCCCAACAGGCGGTGCCTCCTGTGGGCGTGCAAGGCGTGTAAGAGAAAGACTGTGACGATCGACCGCAGGAAAGCGGCGACGATGAGGGAACGACGGCGACTTCGTAAGGTGAACGAGGCGTTCGAGACGCTGAAGCGCCGGACGTGTCCGAACCCGAACCAGCGGCTGCCGAAGGTGGAGATTCTGCGTAACGCCATCGAGTACATCGAGAGTCTGGAGGAGTTGCTGCACGGCAGTCGGGTGGCGAGGAACGACGAGACTTGCAACGACGCTGGCTCGTCCAGCAGCGGCTCAGACTACATG ACGGTACACAGTCCCAACTACTACGATAAGATGAATCACGTGAACGGGGAAGTAGCCAATAACTATGGCAACG GATTCGAGCAGGTCCAGTCAAGTAATGGCGTCTCCAGTCTAGACTGTTTGTCGTTGATTGTAGAAAGTATCTCTCCCAACAACACGTCGCCCATCATGACAAACATGGCCACTGCAGAGCGGCCTTTGTGA